A stretch of DNA from Cytobacillus luteolus:
AAATTACACAGCAAGTGATCATGTAAAAGCCTTATATCAACATATGAATACATCATTTCTTGATATGATTTTAGTGAATGATGAAGGAATTCCTGATAAAATTAAGGCGAAATATGCAAAAGAGCTTGCACAATCCGTTGATTACGACCTGCAGCGCCTTTCTGAACTAGGCCTTGAAATCATCCATGGCAATATTATTAGTTACGAAGACGAAGTGATACGTCATGATACGTCCAAAGTAGCTTCAATCTTATATAAATTAGTTGATTCAGCCCGTGTTTTAGAGGGGAATTAATTTACGAAATCATTTATAATAAAAAGTGCAAACGGATGCACTTTCTAACCATCTACACGGGGGTGATGTTGTGTCATTTGCATCAGAGACAAAGAAAGAACTTACAAATATACAATTAAAGCCTTGCTGTGTTCATGCTGAACTATCTGCTTTAATTCGAATGAATGGCTCACTCTCCTTTTCGAATAGAAAACTAGTCCTAGATATTCAAACGGAAAATGCAGCAATTGCCCGTAGAATATATACATTATTAAAAGCAGAATACAGTGTAACAATTGAGCTACTTGTTCGTAAAAAGATGAGACTGAAAAAAAATAATGTTTATATCGTTCGCCTTGTAGAGCGCGCACAGGAAATTCTAGAAGATTTAAAGATCGTTAACAGCGATGAGGGCTTTTCGTTTTTATATGATATTTCAAAGGAGCTCATTGCTAAAAAGTGCTGTAAACGTTCCTATCTACGAGGGGCATTTTTAGCAGGCGGTTCTGTTAATAACCCAGAAACATCGTCTTATCATCTAGAAATTTTCTCACTCTACAAAGAACATATTGAATCCTTGTGTGAATTAATGAATTCTTTTGGCTTAAATGCAAAAACACTAGAGCGCAAAAAAGGGTATATTACTTATCTTAAAGAAGCAGAAAGAATTACTGAATTTTTGAATATAATTGGGGCTCATAGTGCATTGCTTCGCTTTGAAGATATAAGAATTGTTCGCGATATGAGAAATTCCGTGAACCGTCTTGTAAACTGTGAGACAGCCAATTTAAATAAAACGATTGGTGCTGCACTGCGACAGGTTGAAAATATTCGATTCATAGAATCAACTGTTGGTCTAACTGCATTGCCAGAGAAGCTTCGTGAAATTGCAGAGCTTCGTGTTAATTATGCTGATGTCACTTTAAAAGAACTCGGAGAAATGGTTTCAACAGGAAAAATCAGTAAATCAGGAATCAATCACCGCTTGCGGAAGATTGACGAAATAGCAGATAAAATACGTGCCGGACATCCGATTTCAGATAACTAAAAAACAAAAAAATAGAGGAGGAATTCACAATGGTTGAAAAACAAGTAGAGGTATTATTAAAAACAGGTTTACAGGCGCGTCCAGCTGCCCTTTTCGTTCAAGAGGCAAATAAGTATTCTTCAGATATTTTCCTAGAGAAAGATGGCAAAAAGGTAAATGCGAAAAGTATCATGGGTCTAATGAGCTTAGCAGTCGGCTCTAGAGCTACAATTACGTTAGCTGCTGATGGTAATGATGAAGCAGAAGCTTTAGAAGCTTTAGCAACATTTGTACAACAAGAAGGATAAATGAGGAAAGGCCAATCACGGTTAAGTGAGGGGGCCTTTTTTTGTTCACCTAAAATGCAAGAACGAGTCTGTTCCCTGGTTGATTCGGACAGGTTGAGTGATGGAGTACAGGAACGAATCTGAATTCGAGGCTGATTGGGGCAGGTTGAGTGATGGAGAACAGGAACGAGTCTGAATTCAAGGCTGATTCGGACAGGTTGAGTGAAGGAGTACAGGAACGAGTCTGAATCCAGAGGTGATTCGTACAGGTTGAGCGAGTGAATGCAGGAACGAGTCCGAATCCAGAGGTGATTGGGACAGGTTGAGCGAGAAATAAAAGAACGAGTCGAAATCCAAATCCCAATCACCACACAAAAAAGGTGTCCCTACAAACTAAGGGACACCTTCCTCATCTTATACTTTTATTTACTAGCAGGACCTTCATCAGGCTTTCTTGTTAACACTTGATCAATTAGTCCATAATCAAGAGCTTTTTCAGCAGTCATAAAGTTATCGCGCTCTGTATCACGCTCAATCACTTCTAATGGCTGACCTGTACGCTCTGAAAGGATTGTATTAAGCTTATCACGTAAGAATAGAATACGTTTAGCTGCAATTTCAATTTCAGTTGCTTGCCCTTGTGCTCCACCAAGTGGTTGGTGAATCATTACTTCACTGTTAGGAAGTGCAAAACGTTTTCCTTTTTCACCAGCTGCTAATAGGAAAGCTCCCATAGAAGCTGCCATACCGATACAAATTGTAGACACTTTTGGCTTGATAAACTGCATTGTGTCATAAATAGCCATACCAGCTGTGATAGATCCACCTGGGCTATTGATGTAAAGTGAGATATCTTTTTCTGGATCTTCTGCAGCTAGGAATAATAATTGAGAAACGATTGAGTTTGCAACATTATCGTCAATTGCGCTACCTAACATAATAATACGGTCTTTTAAAAGACGTGAGTAGATATCGTATGCGCGTTCGCCACGGTTTGTTTGTTCAATGACTGTAGGTATTAAGTTCATGTAAATTGTTCCTCCTTTAATTAGTTCTTCAAATATGTATATGTTTATCATACAACTAAGGTCAACTAAGGTCAAACGAAAGGTCTTGCTACCACTATCCTATTTCTACTGAGGGGTAGTTATTACCTCTTTTTAATATGCAAATTGTATCTTGCCCGTTCCTTTGCGCTTCAGGCACTTGCTTTCCGCGGGGAGGAAGTCGAGCCTCCTCGGCGTTGCCGCCTGTGGGGTCTCGACCTTTCCTCATCTCCCGCAGGAGTCAAGTGCCTTCCGCTCCAATCCACTCATATAAATAATAAAGTTACAAATCAAAACAGTACTCAAAGGACCTTAGTAAATTATATGTAAAAAGTAAAACCACAATCACCATGATACCCTTGATTGTGATTTTTTAACCCTTTAAAATGTCTTGCAATGGAAATAAATCTAACTTATAATGATGAATGCAGTGTTTACATTTATTGTAATGCCCTCGTAGTGTAGTGGATAGCACAAGAGATTCCGGTTCTCTTAGGGTGGGTTCGAATCCTGTCGAGGGCGTAAAAATAACCGTTTTACCTTTTTAGAGGTAAGACGGTTTTTGTTTTTTGTTATGCATCTTTATATCCAATTGTACCATCGTAGTCTGCTTCATCAACTGGATTCACACGCCACATTTGCTGGATTGGGTCAAATTCCTCACCGAATTCTTCGCTAAATCCTTTTTCTTTTGCCTCTGCTAGTGTTCCTGTCAATGGACCAGCGTATATAACTTCATTTTTTCTCATAATTACATCCCCCCTTACAATTAGCATCTATCTCTCGTTTTAAAAAATACATACGAAAAGTCATTCCCAACAATTTGCCATTCACCATACAAGGAGGATGATGTAAAATAAGATACAAATGGCTTTTGAAAGGGCATACAGTGAGGAGGGGTGTGAATGAATATGAGAGTAGGGTTATTTCAACAACAGTCACTAAAGTTAACAATGACAAAAGAATTAACACAAGCTATTACGTTACTACAATATTCTTCACTCGAGCTGTCTGAATTTTTACAGGAGCAGACCCTTGAAAACCCACTAATCGAAATTTCTGGCGCAGAAGCTAATTTATATAGTAAGAAGAAAGCACCATTAAAAAGAGCAGAAAGAATGAATCCCTTAGATTTTGTCGACTTACACCAAAAAACCTTACATCAACACTTAAGTGAACAGGTGTCTTTAATTAAACTAGAGCCATATCAGCGTAAAATCGCTGAATATATCATTGATTTATTAGACCATAATGGATATTTAACAATGGACAGTGATGAAATTGCTGCAAATCTTTCTATAACTGAAGAGTTAGTGGAAAATACATTGAATTTAATAAAAAATTTAGATCCTGCAGGAGTTGGAGCTAGAAGTGTGAAGGAATCTTTACTGCTTCAACTTAAAAGACTTCCTAATAGACATCGATCTGCTGAAGATATAATTAGTAATCATTTTGACTTATTCGCCTCCAAATCATGGAGAGAGCTTTCGAAGCAAACTTCTTATGATTTAAAAACAATCCAGGAGGTTAGTGATCTTATCGTTACACTGAACCCTCGTCCGGGTAATGCCTTTTATGACGGGAAACAAGATTACATTACTCCTGATCTTTCTGTCACTGTAGAAAATGGGAATATTGAAATTAACTTACATGATGAGTTGTTACCTAAGGTCTCACTTAATCTCCAGTATTATAACTCGCTGGAAACAGTAAACGATGCACAAGCCCGTTCGTACTTAAAAGAAAAGGCACAACAATGTCAATGGATTATAAAAAGTCTAGAGCAACGAAAACAGACAATCTTACATGTTATGAATGAAATTATTCAAAGACAACCTGATTATTTTTTAAAAGGGACTACCTATTTAAGACCCCTTACGATGAAGGAAGTTGCTGACGCGATCGATGTACATGAATCAACTGTTAGTCGTACATGTCGTGATAAGTATGTTCAGACTCCTTATGGCGTAGTGGAAATGAAGTCTTTTTTTAGTAGTGCAATCCAAACAGCCAATTCAGGTGAAGAAACATCTTCAGCAGGGGTTAAGGAAATGATTGAAAAAATCGTTTCAGAAGAAGATAAAAAGAAACCATTATCCGACCAGAAAATTGTGGAAATATTAAAAGATGAGCATAACATAGTGGTTTCAAGACGAACCATTGCAAAATATCGTGATCAACTTGGGATTCTATCCTCTTCACAAAGAAAAAGATATGATTAATGTTAGGATGTGTTTCACTTGGAAAAAACAAAAATCATCATGTATTCAAAACTAGATTGTCCTCTTTGTATGAAAGCAAAAGTAGTTCTTGAGAAATTAGGGGAAGAATTTCCTATAACAATTGAAGAAGTTGATATATATCAGGATGATGTCCTGTTAGAGAAATATCAAATCATGATTCCAGTCGTTGAAATTGATGGTGAAGAGATTACTTATGGAATTGTCGATAAAGATTCAATAAGAAAGCGTTTACTTGATAAAACGCCTATTGAATAACGTTTTTACTACTGATAGAATATACTTGTAAAGATAGAAATCATTGATGAAGTAGCCTTCAGTGATTTTTTTTACGACTAGTGGGACATAATATGTCATATAGGGACATAAAATGTCCCGTCTGGTAAAAAGGGGAAATTTCAGTGAAGTCAATTCTTGAGATTCAAAGTAAATTGTTACCTGATTTACTTGAAGTTATGCAGAAGCGTTACAATATCCTGAAATACATACGGTTGATGCAACCTATTGGAAGAAGAAGCTTATCTACAAGTCTTGAACTTACTGAACGAATTCTTCGGGCCGAAGTTCAATTTTTGAAAGATCAAGACCTTATCGATATAGGTTCATCCGGTATGAGTCTAACAGAAGAAGGAACGATTTTGTTTCTTCAACTAGAGGAATTGATGAAAGAAGTATCTGGTTTAAAAGTTTTGGAATCAAAACTGAAGAAAAAATTAAAACTAAGAGATGTTATCGTTGTTTCAGGAGATAGTGATGTTTTCCCTTGGGTAAAAAAAGAAATGGGAAGAGCTACTATTACAAGGATGAAGGAGTACCTAACAGATAGAAATATCATTGCTGTAACAGGTGGAACAACCCTTGCTGCTGTAGCTGAGATGATGACTGCCGATTTTAAAAATCGCGATATGCTCTTCGTGCCAGCCCGTGGTGGTTTAGGTGAACATGTTGAAAATCAAGCAAATACAATCTGCGCAAAAATGGCAGAGAAGGCAGTAGGTAATTACCGACTTTTACATGTACCAGATGTTGTAAGTCCTGATGCCTATCAATCTTTTGTAGCAGAACCCTCTATCCAAGATGTCCTTGATCTAATTAAGTCCTCAAGTATTGTTGTTCATGGTATTGGAGATGCTATAACAATGGCAGAACGTAGAAAAACCTCTCCAGAGGATGTACAGAAAATCATAGCGTCACATGGAGTTGCCGAGGCATTTGGTTATTATTTTAACCAAGAGGGTATTGTTGTTCATAAGGTTCAAACGATTGGTATTCAGCTTGAGCATTTAGACAAAATTGAACATGTTATTGCGGTTGCGGGTGGTGCTTCAAAGGCTAAGGCAATTGAATCATACATGAAGCAAGCGCCTCATTCCATTTTAATTACAGATGAAGGTGCTGCCAATCAATTGGTAGAATCACATACTTAAAATTATTAATGTTTAGTCAACTAAAGGAGGAAATTTTAAAATGGCAATTAAAGTAGGTATTAACGGTTTTGGTCGTATTGGTCGTATCGTATTTCGTGCAGCTTTAAACAACCCAAACATTGATGTTGTGGCTGTAAATGATTTAACCGATGCTAACATGCTTGCACATCTATTAAAATATGATACAGTTCACGGCAAACTTGATGCTGAAGTATCTGTTAATGGCACAAACCTAGTGGTAAATGGGAAAGAAATTTTAGTTAAAGCAGAACGTGATCCAGCTTTATTAGGTTGGGGAGACCTTGGTGTTGATGTAGTTATTGAATCAACTGGTCGTTTTACAAAGCGTTCAGATGCAGCTAAACATTTAGAAGCTGGTGCTAAAAAGGTAATCATCTCAGCTCCTGCGTCAGATGAAGATATCACAATTGTAATGGGTGTAAACCATGAAAATTATGATGCAGCTAACCATCACGTTATCTCGAATGCATCTTGTACTACAAACTGTTTAGCACCATTTGCAAAGGTACTTAATGATAAATTCGGTATTAAACGTGGAATGATGACAACTGTTCACTCATACACAAATGACCAACAAATTCTAGATTTACCACATAAAGACTATCGTCGTGCTCGTGCCGCTGCAGAAAATATTATCCCAACTTCAACTGGGGCAGCAAAAGCAGTTTCATTAGTTCTTCCAGAATTAAAAGGAAAACTAAATGGTGGAGCAATGCGTGTACCAACTCCTAACGTTTCATTAGTTGACCTTGTTGCTGAGCTTAACACAGATGTTACAGCTGAAGATGTGAATGCAGCATTTAAAGCAGCTTCTGAAAATGAGTTAAAAGGAATCCTTTACTATAGCGAAGAGCCATTAGTATCAAGTGACTACAACGGTAGCCCAGCTTCTTCAACAATCGATGCATTATCTACAATGGTAATGGAAGGAAGCATGGTTAAAGTTATTTCTTGGTATGATAACGAAAGTGGATATTCTCACCGTGTAGTTGACCTTGTTGACTATATCGCTTCAAAAGGTTTATAAGATCGTTCTTCTGTCGAAAAATAGCCTTGGATTTTCTTGGTATATTAACCAAACTAATACTATAATAGATGTTGGTGTTAAACAAAGGGGAGAGGGGCAGATACCCCTCTCCTATTTTTAAGTATTAGAGGTTGTTCAAAAAGTCCGGGAAAAATAACTGTCGAATTTCTTCGTCAGCTTGCTCCTCCACTCCTCACGTATTATAAGCATACGCTCTGGTGCTCGGAGGCTGCACTTCCTCGAACTTCTCGGCTCTTTTTGTCCTCCTTCTTGAACAAACAATATGGAAACGGAGGGTATTAAATGAACAAAAAATCGGTTAGAGATATCGAAGTAAATGGAAAACGAGTATTTTGCCGTGTTGATTTTAATGTTCCGATGAAAGATGGCGCAGTTTCAGATGATACAAGAATCCGCGCAGCACTTCCTACCATTCAGTTTTTAACTGAAAAAGGCGCGAAGGTAATATTAGCTAGTCATCTAGGACGTCCCAAGGGTGAGGTTGTTGAGGAAATGCGCTTAACAGCAGTGGCTGGACGTTTAAGTGAACTGTTAGGAAAAGAAGTACATAAAACAGATGAAGCGTATGGGGATTCGGTAAAACAGAAGATTGAGGAATTGAATCAAGGTGATGTTTTACTACTTGAAAATGTACGTTTTTATCCTGGAGAAGAAAAGAACGATTCAGAATTAGCAAAGTCTTTTGCAGAGTTAGCAGATATTTATGTAAACGATGCCTTTGGTGCAGCACACCGAGCTCATGCATCAACAGAAGGAATTGCGAATTACCTACCAGCTGTATCAGGTTTATTAATGGAAAAAGAACTTGAGGTATTAGGTAAAGCTCTATCAAACCCAGATAGACCATTTACAGCAATCATTGGTGGAGCAAAGGTTAAAGATAAAATCGGAGTGATCGAAAACCTACTAGAAAAAGTTGATAACTTAATTATCGGTGGTGGACTAGCTTATACATTTGTAAAAGCACAAGGCCATGAAGTAGGTAAGTCACTTCTAGAGGAAGATAAAGTTGATTTAGCAAGGTCCTTTATGGAAAAAGCAAAAGAAAAAGGCGTTAAATTCTACATGCCGGTTGATGCTGTCGTTGCAGATGACTTTTCAAATGATGCAAATACAAAAGTAGTTGCAATCGATTCGATTCCATTTGATTGGGAAGCCTTGGATATTGGACCTGAAACTAGCAAATTATATAGTGATGTGATTGCTAACTCTAAACTAGTTATTTGGAACGGACCAATGGGCGTGTTTGAACTAGAAGCATTTGCAAATGGTACGAAGTCTGTAGCACAAGCACTTGCTAATGCAGAAAATACATACACCGTCATAGGTGGTGGAGATTCTGCAGCAGCTGTTGAGAAATTTAATTATGCAGAAAAAATGGACCACATCTCAACAGGCGGAGGAGCATCCCTAGAATTCATGGAAGGCAAAGCACTTCCAGGAGTGGTTGCTTTAAACGATCGCTAATTTTTAAAAAACGAAATGAGAGAGGTGTAGCATGAGGAAGCCAATTATCGCAGGAAACTGGAAAATGCACAAAGTTCTTTCAGAAGCTACTTCATTTGTTGATGAGGTAAAAGGTCTTATTCCATCATCACAAGTTGTAGATTCAGTCGTATGTGCACCTTCACTATTTTTAGCACAATTAGTATTAAGCGCAAAAGGTACAGAATTAAAAATCGGTGCTCAAACTATGCACTTTGAAGAAAGTGGCGCGTTTACAGGCGAAGTAAGCCCTGTTGCCTTAAAGGATGTAGGAGTAAGCTACGTAATTATCGGGCATTCTGAGCGCCGTGAAATGTTTGCAGAAACAGATGAAACAGTAAACAAGAAAACACTTGCAGCTTTCCAGCATGGGTTAACACCGATTGTTTGTTGTGGTGAAACATTAGAACAACGTGAAGCAGGACAAACAAATGAAATTGTGGGCTCACAAATTCAAAAGGCACTAACTGGCTTAACTGAAGAGCAAGCCAAAAATGTCGTAATTGCTTATGAACCAATTTGGGCAATAGGCACAGGTAAGTCATCTTCTGCAGAAGAAGCAAACGAGACGTGTGGTTACATCCGTAAAATTGTAGCTGAGCAATTCTCAAGCGCTGTAGCTGATGATGTTCGTATTCAGTATGGTGGAAGTGTTAAACCAACGAATATTAAAGAATATCTATCTCAACCACATATCGATGGTGCATTAGTTGGTGGTGCAAGCTTAGAGGCTGCGAGTTTCCTACAATTGTTGGAGGCAGGTAATAATGAGTAATAAGCCAGTTGCTCTCATTATTTTAGATGGATTTGCGCTACGTGAAGAAACAAAGGGAAATGCTGTAACCCATGCAAATAAGCCAAACTTTGACCGTTACTGGAATCAATATCCTCATGCTTCATTAGTTGCTAGCGGGGAAGCTGTTGGTTTACCAGAAGGACAAATGGGGAATTCAGAGGTTGGGCATTTAAATATTGGTGCTGGACGAGTGGTTTACCAAAGTTTAACGAGAGTAAATGTTGCGATTCGTGAAGGTGAATTTGAACAAAATGAAACATTCCTTCAGGCAATGACTCATACTAAAGAGAAAAACTCCAACCTTCATGTATTCGGCTTGTTATCTGACGGAGGTGTACATAGTCATATTCAGCATCTATATGCATTGTTAAAGCTAGCAGCTGCTGAAGGTGTAAAAAATGTGTATGTACACGGATTTCTAGATGGTAGGGATGTTGGACCTCAAACAGCGAAACAATATGTTGAAGAATTGAATGAAGAGATGAGAAAAATAGGTGTTGGTGAAATTGCTACGATATCTGGTCGATACTACTCGATGGACCGTGATAAGCGCTGGGAACGTGTTGAAAAAGCATACCGAGCGATGGTGTATGGTGAAGGACCAACGTATCAAAGTGCACTAGAATGTGTCAACGATTCCTATGAAAATGGCATCTATGATGAATTCGTTTTACCATCTGTTATTTTAAAACAAGATGGTTCACCAGTTGCTACGATCCAGGATAATGACGCTGTTATTTTCTATAACTTCCGTCCTGACCGTGCGATTCAAATCTCGAATACATTTACGAACGAAGATTTTAGGTCATTTGAACGTGGAGAGAAACATCCTAAGGATTTAAATTTTGTGTGCCTAACCCACTTTAGTGAGACCGTTCAAGGTTATGTAGCATTCAAACCAACGAATTTGGATAATACACTTGGTGAAGTTTTAGCCCAAAATGGATTAAAGCAGCTACGAATTGCAGAGACTGAAAAGTATCCGCATGTAACTTTCTTTATGAGCGGAGGGCGCGAAGCGGAGTTTCCTGGAGAAGAGAGAATATTAATTGACTCTCCAAAGGTTGCAACGTATGACTTGCAACCTGAAATGAGTGCATATGAAGTGAAGGATGCTCTTTTAAAAGAAATAAAAGCAGATAAGCATGACGCAATCATCTTAAACTTTGCAAACCCAGATATGGTTGGACATTCAGGAATGTTGGAACCTACAGTTAAAGCAATCGAAGTAGTAGATGAATGCTTAGGTCAGATTGTAGATGCTATCATTGCTAAAGGTGGAACGGCAATTATTACTGCTGACCATGGCAACGCAGATGAAGTGATCACGTTAGAAGGAACTCCAATGACAGCTCATACGACCAATCCTGTTCCAGTTATCGTTACGCAAGATGGAATCGAATTACGTCAGGATGGCATATTGGGAGATTTAGCTCCGACTGTTTTGGATTTATTAAAAGTTAGTAAGCCTTTAGAAATGACAGGCATAAGTTTAATTAAAAATTAATTTACATAAGGAGAGATTATTCATGTCAATTATTGTTGATGTATATGCTCGCGAAGTATTAGATTCACGTGGGAACCCAACTGTTGAAGTAGAAGTTTATACAGAGTCAGGTGCATTTGGTCGTGCGATCGTTCCAAGTGGTGCTTCTACTGGTGAACACGAAGCAGTAGAATTACGTGATGGTGATAAAAGCCGTTATTTAGGAAAAGGTGTACTAAATGCAGTACATAATGTAAATGAAAAGATTGCTCCAGAAATTGTTGGCTTTGACGTAACAGAGCAAGTGGCAATCGACAGAGCGTTAATCGAGCTTGATGGCACTCCAAACAAAGGAAACCTTGGTGCAAATGCAATCCTAGGTGTATCAATGGCTGTTGCACATGCTGCTGCTGATTTCTTAGAAATTCCATTATACCAATACCTAGGCGGATTCAATTCTAAAACTCTTCCAACTCCAATGATGAACATCATCAATGGTGGAGAGCATGCTGATAACAACGTGGACATCCAAGAATTCATGGTAATGCCTGTAGGAGCTGAGTCTTTTAAAGAAGCTTTACGTATGGGAACTGAAATTTTCCACGCTTTAAAAGCTGTTTTAAAAGAAAAAGGATTAAACACAGCTGTTGGTGATGAGGGTGGATTCGCTCCAAACTTAGGTTCAAATGAAGAAGCTCTTCAAACAATTATGACTGCAATTGAAAAAGCAGGCTACAAACCAGGTGAGCAAGTGAAGCTTGCAATGGATGCTGCATCTTCTGAGTTCTATAACAGAGAAGACGGCAAATACCACTTAAAAGGTGAAGGCAAAGTATTCACTTCAGAAGAAATGGTATCTTTCTACGAAGATCTTGTAAACAAATACCCAATCATCTCAATCGAAGATGGTTTAGATGAAAATGACTGGGAAGGTCATAAATTACTAACTGAGCGTATTGGTAATCGCGTTCAATTAGTAGGTGACGACTTATTCGTTACAAACACTGAGAAGTTAAGCCAAGGTATTGAAAAAGGAATTGCTAACTCAATTCTAATCAAAGTGAACCAAATTGGTACATTAACTGAAACATTTGATGCAATTGAAATGGCGAAGCGTGCAGGCTATACAGCAGTTATCTCTCACCGTTC
This window harbors:
- the gpmI gene encoding 2,3-bisphosphoglycerate-independent phosphoglycerate mutase, with product MSNKPVALIILDGFALREETKGNAVTHANKPNFDRYWNQYPHASLVASGEAVGLPEGQMGNSEVGHLNIGAGRVVYQSLTRVNVAIREGEFEQNETFLQAMTHTKEKNSNLHVFGLLSDGGVHSHIQHLYALLKLAAAEGVKNVYVHGFLDGRDVGPQTAKQYVEELNEEMRKIGVGEIATISGRYYSMDRDKRWERVEKAYRAMVYGEGPTYQSALECVNDSYENGIYDEFVLPSVILKQDGSPVATIQDNDAVIFYNFRPDRAIQISNTFTNEDFRSFERGEKHPKDLNFVCLTHFSETVQGYVAFKPTNLDNTLGEVLAQNGLKQLRIAETEKYPHVTFFMSGGREAEFPGEERILIDSPKVATYDLQPEMSAYEVKDALLKEIKADKHDAIILNFANPDMVGHSGMLEPTVKAIEVVDECLGQIVDAIIAKGGTAIITADHGNADEVITLEGTPMTAHTTNPVPVIVTQDGIELRQDGILGDLAPTVLDLLKVSKPLEMTGISLIKN
- a CDS encoding glutaredoxin family protein is translated as MYSKLDCPLCMKAKVVLEKLGEEFPITIEEVDIYQDDVLLEKYQIMIPVVEIDGEEITYGIVDKDSIRKRLLDKTPIE
- a CDS encoding HPr family phosphocarrier protein produces the protein MVEKQVEVLLKTGLQARPAALFVQEANKYSSDIFLEKDGKKVNAKSIMGLMSLAVGSRATITLAADGNDEAEALEALATFVQQEG
- the rpoN gene encoding RNA polymerase factor sigma-54, with protein sequence MNMRVGLFQQQSLKLTMTKELTQAITLLQYSSLELSEFLQEQTLENPLIEISGAEANLYSKKKAPLKRAERMNPLDFVDLHQKTLHQHLSEQVSLIKLEPYQRKIAEYIIDLLDHNGYLTMDSDEIAANLSITEELVENTLNLIKNLDPAGVGARSVKESLLLQLKRLPNRHRSAEDIISNHFDLFASKSWRELSKQTSYDLKTIQEVSDLIVTLNPRPGNAFYDGKQDYITPDLSVTVENGNIEINLHDELLPKVSLNLQYYNSLETVNDAQARSYLKEKAQQCQWIIKSLEQRKQTILHVMNEIIQRQPDYFLKGTTYLRPLTMKEVADAIDVHESTVSRTCRDKYVQTPYGVVEMKSFFSSAIQTANSGEETSSAGVKEMIEKIVSEEDKKKPLSDQKIVEILKDEHNIVVSRRTIAKYRDQLGILSSSQRKRYD
- a CDS encoding phosphoglycerate kinase produces the protein MNKKSVRDIEVNGKRVFCRVDFNVPMKDGAVSDDTRIRAALPTIQFLTEKGAKVILASHLGRPKGEVVEEMRLTAVAGRLSELLGKEVHKTDEAYGDSVKQKIEELNQGDVLLLENVRFYPGEEKNDSELAKSFAELADIYVNDAFGAAHRAHASTEGIANYLPAVSGLLMEKELEVLGKALSNPDRPFTAIIGGAKVKDKIGVIENLLEKVDNLIIGGGLAYTFVKAQGHEVGKSLLEEDKVDLARSFMEKAKEKGVKFYMPVDAVVADDFSNDANTKVVAIDSIPFDWEALDIGPETSKLYSDVIANSKLVIWNGPMGVFELEAFANGTKSVAQALANAENTYTVIGGGDSAAAVEKFNYAEKMDHISTGGGASLEFMEGKALPGVVALNDR
- the clpP gene encoding ATP-dependent Clp endopeptidase proteolytic subunit ClpP; translation: MNLIPTVIEQTNRGERAYDIYSRLLKDRIIMLGSAIDDNVANSIVSQLLFLAAEDPEKDISLYINSPGGSITAGMAIYDTMQFIKPKVSTICIGMAASMGAFLLAAGEKGKRFALPNSEVMIHQPLGGAQGQATEIEIAAKRILFLRDKLNTILSERTGQPLEVIERDTERDNFMTAEKALDYGLIDQVLTRKPDEGPASK
- the gap gene encoding type I glyceraldehyde-3-phosphate dehydrogenase translates to MAIKVGINGFGRIGRIVFRAALNNPNIDVVAVNDLTDANMLAHLLKYDTVHGKLDAEVSVNGTNLVVNGKEILVKAERDPALLGWGDLGVDVVIESTGRFTKRSDAAKHLEAGAKKVIISAPASDEDITIVMGVNHENYDAANHHVISNASCTTNCLAPFAKVLNDKFGIKRGMMTTVHSYTNDQQILDLPHKDYRRARAAAENIIPTSTGAAKAVSLVLPELKGKLNGGAMRVPTPNVSLVDLVAELNTDVTAEDVNAAFKAASENELKGILYYSEEPLVSSDYNGSPASSTIDALSTMVMEGSMVKVISWYDNESGYSHRVVDLVDYIASKGL
- a CDS encoding sugar-binding transcriptional regulator; the protein is MKSILEIQSKLLPDLLEVMQKRYNILKYIRLMQPIGRRSLSTSLELTERILRAEVQFLKDQDLIDIGSSGMSLTEEGTILFLQLEELMKEVSGLKVLESKLKKKLKLRDVIVVSGDSDVFPWVKKEMGRATITRMKEYLTDRNIIAVTGGTTLAAVAEMMTADFKNRDMLFVPARGGLGEHVENQANTICAKMAEKAVGNYRLLHVPDVVSPDAYQSFVAEPSIQDVLDLIKSSSIVVHGIGDAITMAERRKTSPEDVQKIIASHGVAEAFGYYFNQEGIVVHKVQTIGIQLEHLDKIEHVIAVAGGASKAKAIESYMKQAPHSILITDEGAANQLVESHT
- the whiA gene encoding DNA-binding protein WhiA, whose amino-acid sequence is MSFASETKKELTNIQLKPCCVHAELSALIRMNGSLSFSNRKLVLDIQTENAAIARRIYTLLKAEYSVTIELLVRKKMRLKKNNVYIVRLVERAQEILEDLKIVNSDEGFSFLYDISKELIAKKCCKRSYLRGAFLAGGSVNNPETSSYHLEIFSLYKEHIESLCELMNSFGLNAKTLERKKGYITYLKEAERITEFLNIIGAHSALLRFEDIRIVRDMRNSVNRLVNCETANLNKTIGAALRQVENIRFIESTVGLTALPEKLREIAELRVNYADVTLKELGEMVSTGKISKSGINHRLRKIDEIADKIRAGHPISDN
- the tpiA gene encoding triose-phosphate isomerase, yielding MRKPIIAGNWKMHKVLSEATSFVDEVKGLIPSSQVVDSVVCAPSLFLAQLVLSAKGTELKIGAQTMHFEESGAFTGEVSPVALKDVGVSYVIIGHSERREMFAETDETVNKKTLAAFQHGLTPIVCCGETLEQREAGQTNEIVGSQIQKALTGLTEEQAKNVVIAYEPIWAIGTGKSSSAEEANETCGYIRKIVAEQFSSAVADDVRIQYGGSVKPTNIKEYLSQPHIDGALVGGASLEAASFLQLLEAGNNE